From Aegilops tauschii subsp. strangulata cultivar AL8/78 chromosome 5, Aet v6.0, whole genome shotgun sequence:
gtttgaccaaatttgacaaaaattcaaaaaaactgaaataattatttagtaacactaatattcttaaataattatttagtaacactaatactttttgaataagtagtttgaccagatttaacaaaaattcaaaaaaaaacagaaatttgagcataacttttttttccttttagaatttgaggattctaaaaatttgcaaacaggccgtaggccgtcaaaatcggatgcggattttcgtgctgaacattttgatatattatacgttttttttttgacgtcgtatgcaaaagttatagccgttttacattttccctacactttttgcaaaacatgtccaaatttaagtttttaaattttcctaactagtacatgtagtaacataactacatctggaaggattttaatttttgaagtttttacctttagtaccggttcgtgcgatgaaccggtactaatgcctcaaaccccatcagtaccggttggtggctcgaaccgggactaaaggtctaacctttagtaccggttggtgccacgaaccggtactaatgggcatcgcaccctttagtcccggttcatggcaccaaccgggactaaaggtcccatttgaaccgggactaatgcatgTACGATGCCCTAGTCGCTCGAACcaggactaatgctcacattagtcccggttcgtaatgcaaccgggattaatgctcttttctggccgaaccaaagccctgttttctactagtgagtcTTTCTTTGTGAAAACTCGTCAATCAAAAGTTAGAATGAAGAGGTGCCGAGCTAGCTTGGGCTTTAGAGGACAATGAAGGTAATAGTGGTGGTTTGTCTTTGTGTTAGGCATGAATCCATGCTTGCAGATGTGATGTTTTCAAACTAGAGATGCATCGATGCACATGTACGAGctaagccaaatgagcccttgtGGAGATTAATTTGTATTTACGAAGATCCAAGAGTTGAACGTCGCCACCTCATGTGATCTCTCCTCCAAGATTTGAGTGTTTAGTCTGATCTACCTTGCCTTATTGTGGGAGATATTAGTGAGTGTATGTGGGAATCTAAGCATTTCTCATTGACGCCGTGGCCAGTAGATGCTAGCTTTTCGTGATGCACTTGAGATATGTGAGTTGGCTGATCTAGGCTTTAGAGGAGTTGCTCATACATATGATAACATGAGAGGAGGAAATGTCAATGTTAAAGTGTGGTAGTCGAATCCGGCTTGGAGGAATATCTTTGATAATATTGTGGTATGTCATCCCATCTCCCCATTTTTCGAGCCATGTGCCACCGCATGTGGTTTGTGTTCTTACGGAGGACCGGCATGCAAAAAATCAAAGACTTAGGTAGAATGAAATAATGTGGGAGCGGCACCCAGCGCCACAAGAGGTTTATTGCACGGTCCCTGGCTGATGCGGGCTTGAAGCATTCTTTAGGTAACATTCATGTTGTTACCCAGGGTATTAATGCATAAGCTTTGCACATGGAGCAAAATAAAATTTGGTAATATTGCACGTGAGATTGAAAAGGCTCGTGCACAGCTGGAGGAACTTATGCTCATAAATGCAGATATAGTTGAGATGCGCATGGTAACATACAAGATGAATGAATTACTGTATGGGGAGGAGTTAATGTGGTTGCAACATTCCCGTATTGCTTTGCTCAAAGATAGTGACCGGAACACAAGATTCGTTCACTCTAAATCTGTCACCTGGACTAGAAATAGCATTAATAAGGAATCTTTCAGATGTTAATGGTAACACTAATCCCGAGGGTAAAAATATGGGTATTGCCGCCACAAGTTACTTTGAaaagattggggggggggggggggggtcaaagAAACATTGTTTATAGGTAATTCATTGTCCACTTGGCAAGCAATCATCCATGGATTGGACCTTCTGGAAAAAAAGGAATGTCATGGAGGATTGCAAATGTGCATAACGTACGCATTTGGCGTGACCTATGGATCGCTCATGAGCCTATAGGAGGCTTGATCTAAATGGAAGGGAGATGTAGATTTAAATGGGTGTAAAAAACTTCTAGATATTCATGCATGGCGCTTGGGACATGAACCTGCTTCAATTTTTCTTCCAATTGACGTATGTACAATTCGGAAGATTCGGCCTTTGCCTTGTCTGGGAGAGGAACTCATTGCCTAGGACCAGCAAAAAAGTGTAACTTTACTCTTCGGAGTGCATATCACCTGTCCTGGGAAGAAATTCATAATGCGGAaagtatcatcagatcaaaacaCTTCACCCAGGATCTCCATTTTAGGTAAAAATATCTCGAGTCCAACATTGTATTTGGAAATGCTAGCCTACCCAATCATAAGAGTTTTTGTTATCTAGTTTGAGTAGTAAGATCGCATCTTCTCTTCGCTACACACATCATGAATAATTTAATGAGTAGTGCCAGAACCTACTAAAAAAGATATGTTGTGAAGGCATTTGATTTGGGGTAGTCAGCTTACCAGCCAGATCCCCGTCTGATCTATATAGGTATTGGAAAACATATTTGAAGCATCTCTATTTTTTTAAAGATCCCTAGCACCACTTTTCTGGGAAATAGAGCAAGCATGCCAAAATTCAACCTAATCTGAGAGGTCGAAGGAGACAAGCTCGGTCGATCAGCCATATGATCAACTACCACCAGACTCACTATGGGCCCCCTCCTCCTCTAGATTCTTATTTTTTGCTAACCTTATAAGGGTTGAGCATCAATATGAAATTAATTCCACTTCATGTATCAAAAAGGACAAAAGAGCTGGCATGAATAAGGTCAGTAAGCCACGCACAATCGAATTTTCATCATAAAGTAAAGCGACTTAATGATTTGCGAACTAAGGAATTAGTTTATTGTTCGTGGTTTGTTTAATTCTTGTTTTTTCCTTAAAGGATCTATGCATTGTTTACCTCGGACTCAGACTTTAATATGGCATAAAATTCCATTAGTTAATTAATTTGTGTTTCTTTTGTTTAACTTAAAAAATGTAAAAGATCGGATTCCAAGGTGGGGGAAATTAATTCAAAATTAGATATTCAACGGGATCAAAGGTATAACTTTCTTTTCTTCAAGGAGAATACAGTTGTTGTCATTATATCACCTCGTTTGTATAATCCATGTAATGCATATGTTAAAAAATTATTACAACTGAAATAATCTCCAACTTAGAAGTCAAAaaccaaatgaaattcaaatgtCTTTCTTGAGAACTATGTTATAACCAATATGGTAGGGGAGAAGATTACAAGACTCGGGGCCAAGAAATTGGCTCAATTGGACCAATGGTTGAAAGGACATGGATCCTAAAGTCTCAGTTTGAGTTTGAATATGAAAACAGTTGGAAGTGTTTCAACTTTTTTTAAATGGGTGTCTAGCAGATACTAGAACATATTTCCATATAATTTTCCGAAAAGAATTGTTCCACTTCGTACAAGTTTCTCTAACTTTTCTATAAGTGTTTGACTCTTCTTGAAGGTCAATACACTTCTTTTGTAATTCCATGTAATATGCTAATGCAATTACAGTCAATAAACTCCAACTTCAAAGTCAAAAACCACATGGAAATACAAATGTTATGAAATACAATTTTCCGTGAGAAAGATTATGCAACCAATGCGGTAGAGAAGAAGATTATAAGGTACATGACGAAGGAATGGGCTCCTAAAGTTTAATAATTGGGTGTCTAACAGATATTACAAGTTTCTGTGAAATTTTCGGAAAATGATAAATGGAGTTGATTTCTAGCGGGTCTTGAAAGATCTCGGGAAGCTAGAAACTAGCTCAAAAGGGCTGCCATGCCAAAGATTTTGAACGTCTATTAGTTGCCAAGCATGACAGCTTTCGTGTTTCAATTTATTTTTGACATATAAAATTGCCGTGTGTAAATGGAATTTACCATCCCTGCGTGAATGGAATGCCATCAAAAAATGTCAGGGCAGGAGTTTCACTCATCTGATTTGTGACACTTACCATTTGAGATTAATTATGATGACGCATGTGTACGTGCGACGCGTATGGTGTCAATCTAGTGCGTGGCATTGACACCGTACGTGCGTTCCGAGAGTAGCTACGATGCCTCGTCTACCTCGGACTCGGAGTACAATATATATATACGTACCTCCGATCCAAACTGAGTCGAACTGCACCGGGCGCCCTCCTCATATACGGCCGTAGCAGCTTCGGTGGCATCTGATTCTCTCGCAAGTCGCAACAACGCTGGCTGCAGCAGCTTCGATTTCTTATCATCTTGTGTATACGTGACTCGATCGACTTCGATCGAGATGGCAGCGGGAGGCATCGCGATCGGCGGCGCCAATATGTGGACCGCGCTCCGCAACAACGACCCCGGCCACCGCACCGACGGCGTCGTCATCGACCGTCCGAAGCGCAAGAGagctaagaagaagaagacgacgcCGGCTGCCAGCGTGGACAGTGGCGGCGAGATGCAGACCGACGTGGAGCCGACCGACGGTCTCCAGGAGAAGGAAGCGAAGGCCACCGTGCCCGACGGTGGCGATGACAAGGAGACGCCGGCTGCGCCGCGGAGGTGGGGAGATGAGGAGGCGAGTGAatgcgaggaagaagaagcagagTCCATTACAGTGGGCGGTGTCCGCTGCCGGACGGTGGCCTCGCGAGCAGCAGAAGAAGAGATGAGTAAAGAGGAAGAGGAAGCAGAGTTCATTCTAGTGGGTGGCGTCCGCTGCCGGACGGTGAAGGCGGCCGTGGCGGGAGTCGTCATCACAGTCGGCGGGACCGACATGTGGGATTTCCTCTGCGACAACGGCCCCGGCCACAGCGCTGATGTCGTCGGCGGCCGAGAGCACGAAAAGGTCGCCGCCGTCGTCGAGGTAGCGGTAGAGGAGACGCCGCCCACTGCTAGCGCCGCCGAGCAGCACGAGACGGCGCCGGCTGctatcatggaggtggacgaagaCAAGCAGGCCACGGTCACCGTGCCGGCGGGCGACGAGGTAACGGACGGTCGCGAGGAGAAGGAGACGGCGCCGGCGGCTATCGTGGACGACGGCAGCAAGGTGCATACCGACGTTGCTGCGGAAGACAAGCAGGCCACCACCGTGCCGGACGGCGAGGAGGAGGTAACCGACGGTCGCGAGGAGAAGGAGACGGCGGCCGTGTCGCCGACGCcgagcgaagaagaagaggaggtcACCAGTAAACAAGAGGAAGAAGCGGCGGAAGAAGAGATGAGTAAAGAGGAAGAGAAAGAAGAGTTCATTGACGTGGTCACCACGGTGGCAAGGCGGACGAGCACGGCGGCCGTGGCGGGAGGCATAACGGTCGGCGGCGCCAACATGTGGGCTGCCCTCCGCGAGGATGACCCCGGCCATGGCGCTGGTCGCGCCAAGCGGGCAAAACGTGgcaagaagaccaagaagaatAAGAAAAAACGTGTCGCCGAGGACAGCGAGCAGGCGGACGCCGTGGACGACGGCGTGGTGCAGATCAGCAACGGTCACGAGGAGCAGGAGACGCCAGCTGATGAGCTGCTCAGTAAagttgaggaagaagaagaagagaagaccgccggcgccggcgcaatGGCCACAGGCGGCAGCCGCTGCCGGATAGTAGCGGGCACGATCGGCAGAGCGGCCATCGCGGTGGCGCTCTTCGCTCTGTGGTGCCGGTTCGCGCCCATCACCGTCTGATGCGTGATCTGACCATGCCATGGACAAATCAGCCACCATTAAGAAAAAGTAGTACTAGTAATTTAGTTGATATGATTGATGTAATTTCTTTGAGATTGAGAAAATGATTGGTGTAGTTAGTAGATCGATTTCTTCAGTGGTAAGCTATGGATTTGGATTTTGAATGATTACATGATATTTCgttggtgttttcttttcttgctccAAAGTGTAACTTAATGTTTCAGTAAGTATAAGTAAATCCACTCTAAAGCAACGGAACATCATGACGTATTTGAAATGAGAAAAAAGAGGCCCAACGAAACACTAAGAAACAAAACAATTTTTTTCCGCAAACAAGCACGAATCTCAAAGCAGTGACAAAATTGTTTGCAAAATTAACAAGAGCTCCTAATGCTAATGAGTGCAATAAACACAATTCACTCAATAATATATTTCAGAAGTTGTTTTACAACATGCTAGAGGGGGGGAAGCTTAAGCAAGAAATTATGATTTCTAGAAATTAGAGGTTGAATGGGAACCAAGAATGAAGATTGGCATCAATAATTGTGAATATAATCATCAACCCTATCTTGGTGCTAGTGTTTCTGCCATACATACCAAAATCTTCATATGGGTTCTAGGATTACAACCAATGTCTCTATGTCTGAACTGAACTTACATCTTGCCGATTCTACTACAAATAAACCTTTGAGAAGAATAAATGATGTTCTCATTGTTGCTAACCTGAGTTATGTTCCTGTTGATTTACTGTTATGGACATAGAAAGTCATCAATAGTGTCCAACTATTTTACGAAGATCATTCTTGAGAAAATGTAGATGATGTGAACCGTATAAAAGAAGGAAACATCAAATTCCAATTTCTCATAAGAAAAGGTATGGAACACGTAGTTTACTCTTATTTTGCACGTTTTTTTTAGTACAAATCTCCGTCCATTGTTCTTTAAGATAGTCCTCTTTACCTCCTTAGGAGCAAGACAACGCTTTAATCTCAGCCGTTGGTCTACGGAGGGTAAATTTGGCTATAATAATGCAAGCAATGATATCAAGGAACCAATAAATTATTTGCTAAGTACAAGTTTccattactccctccgttccaaaatagatgacttaattttgtactaactttagtacaaaattgggtcatctatttaggaacggagggagtagttagcATCAATTGGTACTGATTGTCAACAACCATACCATACAAGTGAATGGCCAGTGTACAACTGTACATCAGTATTTTCTCAGTTTCTAGGATGCTACTGGTTGTAATCCAAAATTTTAGATAATGACATGTAATCTAGGTTAGCATAAAACAAAAAACATGTAATAGGTGGGAAAATCATATAAATAGAAAAGAACCATGTTCACAAATATAATTTTGAATGCTGCCATAAAAATCCAAAGTACTATTTTTTGCGCAGAAAAAAATCCAAAGTAATTTAGTTTCCTTTAGAAATGGCTGTAAAAGTGTTTGTTAAAATAATCTCACATTTTCTCTCAAACAACTAGGTTTGAACGAAATGAAAAGGAATAATTAGGAGATAATATCCATTTACATGGTTTTCATACCATACCAGCCCATGGATATGTACAGTGTATCAGTAGTTGACTACATGTTTCTTTCCATCTACATTAACCCTACCATTTAGTTTTTGCTAACTAATGAACTATTGAATTGCAAAGATGCTATTAACCTTGACAAGGTAAACATGACCTCGTCTTAAAATGAACGGACCAAAACAATTTGGGACAATCTTAAAATTTCACTTCCATCAAACAGGGCTCGGGGCGGTTGACTTGTTTGCACAACCTATGGGCCGACCCTGGGTTCACATCTCACTTGTACAAAGCTTCAATTTCACTCTGATATTTGGCTGCCACTCTGTCCCTTCTTATCTTCATGGTTGGTGTCATCAAACCATTATCAATCTGAATATGGAAAACCATACCAAGCTCGTAAATAACATAGCTATTCGATGATCAGCCCACGAAAACTTATCGTGCATTGTTTGAGAAAATCTTACCGTAAATGGTTCTTCAACAACAAGAATAGGGCCAATCTGGAATGAGCAACCCGCCATCCTGGTATTTATTAACAAATTAATTCAACTTATGCGATATTGATCTGACAAGACTGAAATCGCATGTTAAAATTAAAATCCTAAATACCAGTGTCTCACTACTGCTGATTTTGTTTTAACTTTCAATGAGTGATTTAATTCTCTTCTGATTATGGAACATCTGCAATCTTCAAATTAGCTAAAAAGTCTCAAATATGTAGGCAGAATTCACAAGAAAATTAAGATTATCTGAAACGATAAATTAAAAAAGGCAGGCAACTCTTACCAAGTTCTCAGCTCATCATATAGCAAGTTCATGACCGTATCTTTGGCTTCGTCATTGTTCCCATCGAGGCTGGACTTTCTTTTTGCAGCTGCTAGAGCTTCATTATTATTGGGAACAACAATTGCACCAAGGCGTCGTCGAtcctatgcaacaaacaaataacacAGACCATGACAAAAATTCATCATTGAACTTCACCAGTGGTACTGATCTATTTCATCATCGAAATATCTACATATAATCGTATTGTATTAACTCTTTTCATGAACAAAAATACACCACATGGTTTGAAATAACGATCTGGCAGTTCTATAAACATTTTTGCTTATCActtgagaacttttattttctcACAGACCACATCAAGGAGCATCAATTGCCATGATAATAATCAATTAATCATAGCAGGACATCCCGTATAGCTTATGAGGTTATGCCCTTTTCCTTACCTGGCCAATAACCATTATTTGATCAATCAAGCTACTCCTGCTTGCTATTTCCTCAAGCTCAGCAGGTTCAACATTCTCACCTGGAAATTGGGACATTCAAGTGCAATTAGATCTAGTAAACATTCAAGTGCAGCCAAATTTAACTAGAGTTATGTGATCTCCAAGTACATATGAATTAATTGATTTTTTTAGAGTATGGCATCACACCCCGGTATACAAAGAAGTGGAATGTCATAAATCAATGCACAGAGATGACtgtaaataaatcatacataatACTCAAAGTGACGTTCTCAAAAAAACAACAAACCAATTGTAATACCTGTAGCAAGAACTATCGTATCCTTTGCACGCCCTTCAAGAACAAGTATCCCTCCACATTTTCGACTAGGCCCTGTGGCATGGTGAGGTGCAATCCAGCCTATATCTCCAGTGTTGAACCAACCTTCTTGATCCAAAGCATTATTTGTAGCAGATGGATTCTGTGACAGCAGAAGTTTAAAAGATAAATGAGAACCTTCTAAGGAAGATGAAGCTCAAATGAACAAGTACAGAGCATGGTATCTTAATATGGATTGTAAGGTTTAGCTAACTGACAGACATCGACGCCACCTTATGAAATGATGGTTCAGAAATATCACAGTTTGTGAGGTTTTTGTAAATTCTATTTTTTCTGATACTAGCGTTGATGTCATGATAAATAAAAATGTCCAATATTTGTGTCCTATACATCCGTTAGTTGATTATAAGCGTGATCATAACGTCTGAAACTTTGTGCCCTATTCATGGAATTAACAGGCTTGGGGTGTAATATATCCGTCACTGAGGAAACAAAGTTTCATGAAGATCCTGAGTGCTGAATAAATATGCTTATTGCACCAAGTAATATGTTTACACAAGATCTCTTTCTATAATATTTGACAGTTGATTTGTGTTGGTATAGGGAATAGATAGAACCTTATAATATCCCTTCATTACTGGTGGTCCTTTAATCTTCACAATCCCCTTTGAACCATCTGGGAGCACCTCACCGGTCTCTATGTCCACAATCTTGATTTCTGTATGCTTTATTGGGTGGCCAACTGTGCCAAGAACCTTGTGACATCAGCTGATTATGTTAGTATTGAGTATAACATAAGCTATAAATAGGGAAGAGTACGAATGGGAGGTAAATCACACACAACTGGTTATAAGGTTGCAATCAGTTCAAATCACACACAAATATGCACAGGTATGCAAGAAGCACAAGATCAGCACAAAACATACAACACCAGAATTATCATCTTCTTTGTCCTTAGAAATTAAAAATCCTGCATGCTCCTTTTTAAGGAAAATGGCGAAAACTTATGCATTTCAGGGGCCATGTCTGCTTCCAGATCCGAGTTTATTTGTATAGTAAGGTATCCTTTCTGGGAGCAAAAATGTGTCATCTGAATAATACTAATGACATTGTTCCACCTTTTTCGGCTTTTTGTTGTGAAGAAATTAGCCTCAAATAACCCAAGATGTAACCGAAAAATGCCAATGATGGGCGACCTCCATGGAGGTGATTATTTTGATTAAGTCAAAAATCATacttttgaagtttcaaaaaattctgaaaaaaatcatACATGTTCATATGGATGTATTCTACATGCGTGCACTTTTTGAAGATGATATACATTATAATGAGAGCTACACAAAAAAGAAAAAATCACAATTTGAAACCGATGAACAGCACAAACACTGTTCACTACTAGAAATGCTGGATTTTGTCTTTTTTTGTGTAGCTCTCACCATAATGTATTTCATCGTCAGACTTTATACACATGTAGAACACATCCATATGAATGTGTataatttttttcagaattttttgtaACTCCAAAATGTGATTATCGAATTTTAAAAAAATATCCACCTCCATGGTGGTCGCCCGCCAAAAGCCTGCACCTAACTCACTATATGATCTTCCTATTAAATACAAAACCAATTATTTTTCAACATGCCAGAAGATCAGTGAATGAATGCATATACTCATGTGGAACCTCTTACATTACAGAATGGACGCCTAGCAGCTACAGCAGGGGAAGTCTCTGTTAGACCATAGCCATTTTGCACTTTGATACCAATGGCCTGAAAGAGAACAATATTGATGAATGGATCATTTAACATAAGGAGTTTATTTACTGATAATCATGTACCTCAAAAAACTTGTCCACATGCATCGGGAGACTTCCACCACCACTTATAGCAGCCTGCAAATTGTCACAGAAACCATAGAATTATTAAGTACAGTCAAGACTAAAGTTTAGGAAGCTCATTTCACACTCAAAACTGCAATCGAGATAGCATAGAAATAGGCATGCTGGCAAGCTAAGTGTACCTTCGAAATTCCGATTGTAGAATGGATTTTGTTGTAGACTAACATCTTTGCCAGATTATGCAAGGGCCACAAAAGAGCAGCGATAATTCTTGCCCATACACAATTGAACATGTAGGAAATGGACGATGGCTTGACAGGATTGTTTGATAAGACTGTTCCCTTTCCAGACGAAGAGAAAAACAAAAACAGTAAAAGGAAATTTGACTCAGGGGAAAGAAAGAGGCTACAAGCAGAATCCAACGCGACACGAATTTATAGAGAACATCCAGTCATCAAAGAATGGGAGGAAGAGAAGATAACGACTTTACTTACAGCTACGCGAATTAGGTAACTCATTCTAACTCAGGGTTCATACCTCGAATATCTTCTTTGCCTCCATATATAGCAAACTTATCTTGATAAGTGCAAGGGCAACAGTTTTCCGAGCAGGATAACTGGAAGATATCTGCCTCTGAATCGAGCTGTACAAAGTGAAGAAACATTACAAAACGGATCTAAGATTTTACAAACTGTTGCTAATCACTACTGATTGACAAGAAATATCGATTTCATGGATTAAGAAAATTCAAAgcccaaacaagcaaaaaaagaTAGAATCAAACATAGATGTTGATAGCAAACAAAAGGTGAATATGACATGGAGCTGCATTCAGGACATTAGAGAACTATAGTAATTCTACTACCCAATACCATTTCTGTAGGAAAGGTCATAGCTTAGATAAGTAATTTAACTATATATAATTAGAAAAACTAACCTGTACAGAGTTTCATAGACCAGTGGTACAGAGAAAATATAATGAGGTTGGTACTTCTGCAAATCTGCctataaaagaaaataaaagatgTTAATATTACATAAGCAGTTTCAGCATCTTGCGCAACAGACAGGCAATAAAAATAGAATGTTGAGCGCATTGTGATACAAAATGTTAGGCGCATTGTGATACTGGGTTTGCAAGACTGGCACGTGTTAATACAACATCCTTTTCAAGTATACAGCTTTCAGTAAGCTGCTAAATCATATAAAAGCATAAACCCAAGCATAGGGCACATGCGTCTCAACTTAATGACATCACTAGGCCTTTTG
This genomic window contains:
- the LOC109736139 gene encoding probable acyl-activating enzyme 16, chloroplastic isoform X1; its protein translation is MAHTGPARPPAMLLAPSAGQTWAPRPAAAPPLRRLLPAVRRARVCVPRCTSDASPPRPGATTHSPARSKCSPLLESALLSPGGNEPPADEWKAVPDIWRTAAQKYPDSVALVDPYHDPPSELTYKQLEQQILDFSHGLRAVGVAPDEKLALFADNSCRWLVADQGIMATGAINVVRGTKSSDEELFQIYNHSESIALVVDSPQFFNRLAETFISRINARFIVLLWGDKSSLNSKAVMDIPVYDYNDITELGQENRNALCYSSEQGRQGVFEAITPEDVATLIYTSGTSGTPKGVMLTHRNLLHQINNMWEIVPAVPGDRFLSMLPPWHAYERSAEYFILTHGTQQIYSSVKYLKADLQKYQPHYIFSVPLVYETLYSSIQRQISSSYPARKTVALALIKISLLYMEAKKIFEGTVLSNNPVKPSSISYMFNCVWARIIAALLWPLHNLAKMLVYNKIHSTIGISKAAISGGGSLPMHVDKFFEAIGIKVQNGYGLTETSPAVAARRPFCNVLGTVGHPIKHTEIKIVDIETGEVLPDGSKGIVKIKGPPVMKGYYKNPSATNNALDQEGWFNTGDIGWIAPHHATGPSRKCGGILVLEGRAKDTIVLATGENVEPAELEEIASRSSLIDQIMVIGQDRRRLGAIVVPNNNEALAAAKRKSSLDGNNDEAKDTVMNLLYDELRTWMAGCSFQIGPILVVEEPFTIDNGLMTPTMKIRRDRVAAKYQSEIEALYK